In Streptomyces sp. NBC_00569, a single genomic region encodes these proteins:
- a CDS encoding endonuclease, whose product MTSNARNRKVMRELLRRHGQTYAAEAHIRLKDTPQPLYRTLVLAHLLSARIRASAAVSTSRSLYEAGLRDPKRMTEATWQQRVDALGRGGYRRYDESTATQLGDGGQILIDRWGGDLRRMRAQADGDADELRTLLRELPGIGRVGTDIFLREVQDVWPEFGPFVDSKARQGAERLGLPQETSELVRIADDAATNAAMASALVRAALDKDVVADCLDDAA is encoded by the coding sequence ATGACCAGCAACGCGAGGAACAGGAAAGTGATGCGGGAACTGCTCCGACGGCACGGGCAGACCTATGCCGCGGAGGCCCACATCCGCTTGAAGGACACCCCTCAGCCGCTGTACCGGACACTCGTGCTCGCGCATCTGCTCAGCGCTCGGATCCGCGCCTCTGCTGCGGTCTCGACGTCACGGTCGCTGTACGAGGCGGGCTTGAGGGATCCGAAACGGATGACCGAGGCCACCTGGCAGCAGCGCGTCGATGCGCTCGGGCGCGGTGGGTATCGCCGTTATGACGAAAGCACGGCTACCCAGCTGGGTGATGGTGGCCAGATCCTGATCGATCGCTGGGGCGGAGATCTGCGCAGGATGCGCGCGCAGGCGGACGGCGATGCGGACGAACTGCGGACGCTGCTACGGGAGCTGCCCGGGATCGGGCGCGTCGGAACGGACATCTTCCTCCGTGAAGTCCAGGACGTATGGCCGGAGTTCGGCCCTTTCGTGGACTCCAAGGCGCGCCAGGGCGCCGAGCGTCTCGGGCTGCCGCAGGAGACCTCAGAGCTGGTCCGTATCGCCGATGACGCGGCGACGAACGCGGCAATGGCCTCGGCGCTGGTGCGGGCGGCCCTGGACAAGGACGTCGTGGCGGACTGCTTGGACGACGCCGCCTGA